One region of Epilithonimonas zeae genomic DNA includes:
- the tnpA gene encoding IS200/IS605 family transposase, protein MPFVKVYIHIVWSTKNRIPFLNSKNLRINVWKHIKQNANEKEIFIDVVNGYSDHCHCLISLSTNQTIEKVVQLIKGESSFWINKNNLTKEKFAWQDEYFAVSVSESMIEKVRNYIINQEKHHLTRSFSEEYEEFISKYNFNSKEK, encoded by the coding sequence ATGCCATTTGTAAAAGTTTACATACACATTGTTTGGAGTACAAAAAACAGAATTCCTTTTCTCAATTCCAAAAATTTGAGAATCAATGTATGGAAACACATAAAACAAAATGCAAATGAAAAAGAAATTTTTATAGATGTTGTAAATGGATATTCAGACCATTGTCATTGTTTAATTTCTTTGTCAACAAACCAGACAATAGAGAAAGTTGTACAATTGATAAAAGGAGAATCTTCATTTTGGATTAATAAGAATAATCTGACCAAAGAGAAGTTTGCTTGGCAAGATGAATATTTTGCCGTTTCTGTTTCAGAATCGATGATAGAGAAAGTCAGAAATTATATTATTAATCAAGAAAAACATCATTTAACAAGAAGTTTTTCTGAGGAATATGAAGAATTTATTTCAAAATATAATTTTAATTCAAAAGAAAAATAA
- a CDS encoding FtsW/RodA/SpoVE family cell cycle protein, with protein MSEQTTENRFELLKGDKVLWSVIILISFLSVFPVYSASSNLEYIVNNGTTTGHVFKHIVFVFIGLGIMRFVGTVKYEYIGKLSSILLLFTIGLLLITMFTGQKIEGASASRWLKIPGTPISFQPSSFAYLMLIIYLCRYLTKKIKRERVPIENIIYIFGPILIVFGLVAKDNGSTALMIMMVSIIILIIGQLAWQYVAGFISVAVVFVVMFLVIALNTNLIGGNRVHTWMSRIETFTSSKKTADVEDESIKAKNYQVMQAKAAIVHGGFNGIGPGKSALKQTLPQSVSDFIFAIIVEEYGWIGAFVLISLYMIMIIRIVMIASKMPAFFGSLLVLAIGLMIFVQLSVNIAVAVNLIPVTGQPLPLISYGGTSMLVTYIQLGIILNVSSRIQVFDEEGLGKRQSIEEINDIA; from the coding sequence ATGAGCGAACAAACTACAGAAAACAGATTCGAGCTACTGAAAGGCGACAAAGTCCTTTGGTCGGTTATCATTTTGATTTCCTTCCTTTCCGTATTTCCGGTTTATTCCGCAAGTTCGAATCTGGAATATATCGTGAACAACGGGACTACAACTGGTCACGTTTTCAAGCATATCGTTTTCGTATTCATTGGTTTGGGAATTATGCGTTTCGTAGGAACAGTCAAGTACGAATACATCGGAAAACTGAGTTCCATTCTTCTCTTGTTCACGATTGGATTATTGCTGATAACAATGTTCACAGGACAAAAGATTGAAGGAGCAAGTGCTTCGCGTTGGTTGAAAATCCCAGGAACACCAATTTCTTTTCAGCCATCGTCGTTTGCTTATTTGATGCTGATTATTTATCTGTGCAGATATTTGACTAAGAAAATCAAAAGGGAAAGAGTTCCAATTGAGAACATCATTTACATATTCGGACCAATTCTAATTGTGTTCGGATTGGTTGCAAAAGACAACGGTTCCACAGCATTGATGATTATGATGGTTTCAATTATCATTCTGATTATAGGACAATTGGCTTGGCAATATGTAGCGGGGTTTATCTCGGTTGCTGTTGTTTTTGTTGTAATGTTTTTAGTCATTGCTTTGAATACGAATTTAATCGGAGGAAACCGGGTTCATACCTGGATGAGCCGTATCGAAACCTTCACGAGTTCCAAGAAAACAGCTGATGTTGAGGATGAAAGTATCAAGGCAAAAAACTATCAGGTGATGCAGGCAAAAGCGGCTATTGTTCACGGTGGATTCAACGGAATTGGACCTGGGAAAAGTGCTTTGAAGCAGACATTACCACAATCGGTTTCCGATTTTATTTTCGCAATTATTGTGGAAGAATACGGCTGGATTGGAGCGTTTGTTTTGATTAGCCTTTATATGATAATGATTATCAGGATTGTAATGATAGCCAGTAAAATGCCCGCTTTTTTTGGGTCATTGCTGGTGCTCGCCATTGGACTGATGATTTTTGTTCAATTGTCAGTAAACATTGCTGTTGCTGTGAATTTGATTCCGGTAACAGGTCAGCCTTTACCATTGATAAGTTATGGAGGAACGTCGATGTTGGTAACCTATATTCAATTAGGAATTATTTTGAATGTAAGTTCCAGAATTCAGGTTTTCGATGAAGAAGGTTTGGGCAAAAGACAAAGTATTGAAGAAATAAATGATATCGCATAA
- the murG gene encoding undecaprenyldiphospho-muramoylpentapeptide beta-N-acetylglucosaminyltransferase, producing the protein MSKKLKILMSGGGTGGHIFPAVAIAQEIQKRFPDAEFLFIGANGKMEMEKVPQSGFKIEGLNIAGFDRGNLLKNIGLPFKIISSLMKAKKIIKDFKPDFAVGTGGFASGPALYIAAKMGIPTFIQEQNSLPGKTNVFNAKKAKAVFTAYPDMEQFFHGTKTYFLGNPIRQNIITDLIDKDLAKEKLSLDKNKLTILSVGGSLGSRTLNNGWKDNFDKLREKDYQLIWQTGKTDFAEITSSIQPPASIQIKEFISDMAMAYSAADVIVSRAGAIAISELAVAKKPVLLVPFPFAAEDHQTKNALTLVEKNAARMVKDSEMKDKFWTTLSEICENENLRKEMSAKLEFFAKPKAAEGIVDEIIKVINK; encoded by the coding sequence ATGAGCAAAAAACTAAAAATACTAATGAGCGGCGGAGGAACTGGTGGACACATCTTTCCTGCGGTTGCGATTGCTCAGGAAATCCAGAAAAGATTTCCCGATGCAGAGTTTTTGTTCATTGGTGCGAACGGAAAAATGGAAATGGAAAAGGTTCCTCAATCCGGATTCAAAATCGAAGGATTGAATATCGCCGGGTTTGACAGAGGTAATCTTCTGAAGAATATCGGGCTTCCTTTCAAAATCATTTCCAGCCTGATGAAAGCTAAGAAAATCATCAAAGATTTCAAACCGGATTTTGCGGTTGGAACTGGCGGTTTTGCGAGCGGACCGGCTTTGTATATTGCGGCGAAAATGGGAATTCCGACTTTTATTCAGGAGCAGAATTCGTTGCCAGGAAAGACGAATGTTTTCAATGCGAAAAAAGCAAAAGCAGTTTTTACGGCTTATCCGGATATGGAACAATTTTTCCACGGAACGAAAACTTATTTCTTAGGCAATCCTATCCGTCAGAATATCATCACAGATTTGATTGATAAAGATTTGGCTAAGGAAAAATTAAGTTTAGATAAAAATAAATTAACGATTCTTTCAGTTGGCGGTTCACTAGGTTCCAGAACCTTGAACAACGGCTGGAAAGATAATTTTGATAAACTGAGAGAGAAAGATTATCAGTTAATCTGGCAAACAGGAAAGACGGATTTTGCTGAAATAACTTCCAGCATTCAACCTCCAGCTTCCATCCAAATTAAGGAATTCATCTCCGATATGGCTATGGCTTATTCGGCGGCAGATGTGATTGTTTCCAGAGCCGGAGCAATTGCGATTTCAGAACTGGCAGTTGCAAAAAAACCGGTTTTATTAGTTCCGTTTCCATTTGCGGCGGAAGACCATCAAACCAAAAACGCTTTGACCTTGGTGGAGAAAAATGCGGCGAGAATGGTAAAAGATTCTGAGATGAAGGATAAATTCTGGACTACACTTTCAGAAATCTGTGAGAACGAAAACCTAAGAAAAGAAATGTCAGCCAAACTGGAATTTTTTGCAAAACCAAAAGCAGCAGAAGGAATTGTAGATGAGATTATAAAAGTGATAAATAAATAA
- the murC gene encoding UDP-N-acetylmuramate--L-alanine ligase codes for MSILNKYQNFYFIGIGGIGMSALARYFHANGKNVLGYDKTPTKLTAQIGFEGIDITFEDVIDEKIVALDKESTLVIYTPAIKKLGILDYFASESFEILKRAKVLGLITENTDCIAVAGTHGKTTTSTLIAHLCKEANLPSSAFLGGISENFKSNFDYNGNQFSVVEADEYDRSFLNLSPDWAVVTSIDADHLDIYGDRVQIEDGFRQFAALVPNDNQLFVRKGIAIGREHKTYAVNEEADYYSDNLRMDHDKIYFDFHTPTQEVEDFVWEIPGIHNVENATVALAILSNLGVDFDTLKKAIASFKGIKRRYTKHIFDNGKIYIDDYAHHPTELNAVIGSIKTFYPTKKLLVVFQPHLFSRTRDFAEDFARSLENGDGLLLLDIYPARELQENFEGITSTWLAEKIEIENKEVCTLQETFENIKKRDFDILLTVGAGNIDTLYDPIMEWLPNIEKVEI; via the coding sequence ATGAGCATCTTAAATAAATATCAAAACTTCTATTTCATCGGCATCGGTGGGATTGGAATGAGTGCGCTGGCGAGATATTTTCACGCTAACGGCAAAAATGTTTTGGGTTATGATAAAACACCAACAAAACTGACGGCTCAAATCGGTTTTGAAGGCATAGATATTACGTTTGAAGATGTCATTGATGAAAAAATTGTAGCGTTGGATAAAGAATCAACATTGGTTATTTATACGCCTGCAATTAAGAAACTCGGAATTCTGGATTATTTCGCAAGTGAAAGTTTTGAAATCCTGAAACGTGCAAAAGTTTTGGGACTGATTACCGAAAATACAGATTGCATCGCCGTTGCTGGAACGCACGGAAAGACAACAACTTCTACATTGATAGCACATCTTTGTAAAGAAGCTAATCTTCCATCATCAGCATTTTTAGGTGGCATTTCTGAGAATTTCAAATCCAATTTCGACTACAACGGCAACCAGTTTTCCGTAGTCGAAGCCGATGAATATGACAGAAGCTTCTTAAACCTTTCACCGGATTGGGCAGTTGTAACATCGATTGATGCTGACCATTTGGATATTTATGGAGACAGAGTTCAGATAGAAGATGGTTTCCGACAGTTTGCAGCTTTGGTTCCAAATGACAATCAGTTGTTTGTGAGAAAAGGAATTGCGATTGGAAGAGAACACAAGACTTATGCTGTGAACGAGGAAGCGGATTATTACTCTGATAATCTGAGAATGGATCACGATAAAATCTATTTCGATTTTCATACGCCAACGCAGGAGGTTGAAGATTTTGTTTGGGAAATTCCGGGAATTCATAATGTTGAAAATGCAACTGTTGCTTTGGCAATTCTGAGCAATTTGGGCGTTGATTTCGATACTTTGAAAAAAGCAATTGCAAGCTTCAAAGGTATCAAGAGAAGATATACGAAACATATTTTCGATAACGGAAAAATCTATATCGATGATTATGCGCATCATCCAACGGAACTGAATGCAGTCATTGGTTCGATAAAAACCTTTTATCCAACCAAGAAATTGTTGGTGGTTTTCCAACCTCATCTTTTTAGCAGAACAAGAGATTTTGCAGAAGATTTTGCAAGAAGTCTGGAAAATGGAGATGGCTTGTTGTTGTTGGATATTTATCCTGCAAGAGAACTTCAGGAAAATTTTGAAGGCATCACATCAACTTGGTTAGCTGAAAAAATTGAAATAGAAAATAAAGAAGTCTGCACATTGCAGGAGACTTTTGAAAATATAAAAAAGAGAGACTTTGATATTTTATTGACAGTCGGAGCGGGAAATATTGATACACTTTATGACCCGATCATGGAATGGCTTCCCAATATTGAAAAAGTAGAAATATGA